The DNA region TTACGTTTTGAGGTGACCGTACAATATATCTCTAAGTTCTAAGCAACTAATTTCTAACATAGACATATTTATATCTAGGTATATATCTATTCGAGGTAACAAAGATTaaaattatggttataaattattcttaaatAACGGTTTCAATATAACTTTATACTTAAAACTCTTTAGATTCAGGTAGATTCAGCAATTATTAATCAGGgataatagttctaattatctaTGTATTAATTATCGGAAGAATATAAAATGCATCTTAATAACGCAAATAGATAGTAGtaaattatttcataataatattttttgataatCTGGTAATGAAATAAGATTTGCAGATGTATATTCTAGAAGTGGACAATTATTTTCTCTATTAAATTGGTAGtctataaatattaaaacaataattaaagtactcgttattaaatattatgtctAACTTAACTATCCAATGAAAAATACCCTATACTCGTAGCTTAGATATAATTGAGACAACATATTAGAGAGATTTCAAGAGAGCCAGAATACAGTGTTTAATGTATATGTACCAAAATTGGAGAGATTTTCAGCCAGTAAACAATTGCAAAAAACGAAATAAGATTCTGCCAAGACCAACTCCGGTGGTAAAAATACCAAGTTTCTCTTCCAATACAAttcaaataaatacttaagCAGTGTCTCGGCTCTTCCCTTCAGTTTTAATAGCGTGTGCCAACCAAAGGGCGAGAACGATACCAGCAAcctgaaatatataaaaaacaataaattagaATTACACATACaaacaaaatattacaataaaatcaaaggtatagtccgacaagaaatcgTAGAAAATTatagtaacattccatttctaaccgcagctgcactaccggtagtCCGGTACTGAACGCTTCTCTGTCAttttcaatttccatagtaaaatgaacagtaatgcagctgtcgttggaaatggactgtcacctttattgaGGGCGTCATGTTGTACTTAACTGTCACATTATTGGCGTAAAATACTTTTAAACATGACAATAATTTagtatgattttttaaattccaACTAAttactactattttatgtcgcactataaacGGACTATATCCTAAAATTTGGTTTGTTGTTAAAAACTAGCCAAAACAAATACTTTATAATTTCAGAATTTTCTACACAGCAcagaacttggcacccatatagatctcaattcttttgtcGGCAAGTCAACAACGACACACATTCTTAATGTTGAACTTGGCtgtcatttcacatttatgttttgttGGGATATCTTTACTTTTTGTACAGAAATGACAAGTATTCATCATGAAAGCagttttgcccaagctgaaaagGAGACCCTCGCTAACACGCGGTCAATTGTCAAAAAATTTCAGTTTTCGTATTTTTTCCTTTGTACACGCCTAATAGTCTACCTTCATGCTAAATTTCAAGTTTCTAGGTCATCTAGAAGTAAGTTAGCTTTTTGCTATATTACAAGTCAGTCAGTCACAAAACTGCCGGTTTTTTAACGTTAATTTATCAATAACTGTTTGATCCCGCGTTGAAGCACTCGGAGCGCTTGATCTCGGCGGACTTGTCGGAGTAGTCGGGGGGACAGCAGCCGTATGTGGGGTTGATGGCGTCATAACTGCTCCGCCAAGACCTTGCAACTAAGTAAACAAATCTCACCTCCAAAACGCAGAAGAGCAGCCCGCAGACGATGACACTCATTCCCACACTATGGATCGCACTGAGCACCTTGTCCTCACACCCCTGCTCGTAATACGATCCCGCGTTGAGGCACTCAGAGCGCTTGATCTCGGCGGACTTGGCGGAGTAGTCGGGGGGACAGCAGCCGTATGTGGGGTTGATGGCGTCATAACTGCTCCGCCAAGACCTTGCAACTAAGTAAACAAATCTCACCTCCAAAAAGCAGAAGAGCAGCCCGCAGACGATGACACTCATTCCCACACTATGGATCGCACTGAGCACCTTGTCCTCACACCCCTGCTCGTAATACGATCCCGCGTTGAGGCACTCAGAGCGCTTGATCTCGGCGGACTTGGCGGAGTAGTCGGGGGGACGGCAGCTGTAGGTGGGGTTGATGGCCGCATAACTGCTCCGCTAAGACCTTGTAACTAAGTAAACAAATCTCACCTCCAAAAAGCAGAAGAGCAGCCCGCAGACGATGACACTCATTCCCGCACTATGGATCGCACTGAGCACCTTGTCCTCACACCTCTGCTCGTAATACGATCCCGCGTTGAGGCACTCAGAGCGCTTGATCTCGGCGGACTTGTCGGAGTAGTCGGGGGGACGGCAGCTGTATGTGGGGTTGATGGCAGTATAACTGCTCTGCCAAGATCTTACACCTAAGTAAACAAGTCTTACCTCCAAAAAGTAGAAGAGTAGTCCACAGACGATAACACTCATTCCCGCACTATGGATCGCACTGAGCACCTTGTCCTCACACCCCTGCTCGTAATACGATCCCGCGTTGAGGCACTCTGAGCGCTTGATCTCGGCGGACTTGTCGGAGTAGTCGGGGGGACAGCAGCTGTAGGTGGGGTGGATGGCCGCATAACTGCTCCGCTAAGATCTTGCAACTAAGTAAACAAATCTCACCTCCAAAAAGCAGAAGAGTAACCCGCAGACGATAACACTCATTCCCGCACTATGGATCGCACTGAGCACCTTGTCCTCACACCCCTGCTCGTAATACGATCCCGCGTTGAGGCACTCGGAGCGCTTGATCTCGGCGGACTTGTCGGAGTAGTCGGGGGGACAGCAGCTGTAGGTGGGGTTGATGGCGGCCTGGCCGCGGTCGTTGGCGCGGTAGTCGTTGGGGCCGGTGATGCCGCAGCATTGGAGCTGGAAAGTGAGATAAACTGTGAAAAGGAGCAGCAAACACATGTTCTTAAAATTGGTACAGACGTAAACTGAGTTTTCGGTGAAATAGACTATGAATCGGTGTTGGTTGTAAGTACATTGAAGATGAAGACACaagaaatttaaataaaagaaacagAGTTAAGCCAacataagtctgcaacgactttgatagcacatgcagtgcaagtgttattttaaacgtcgaacttctatgaatttatgacatataaagtataaataatacttttacTACGTATGCTATCAAAGTCTAACTCTATCAATATAAACTAAGCAAACATTTTTGGGCTAATCATGTTGCTAaggataaaataaatagtaaactATATAAACATTTCAAAACTCACGTTAGACTGAATGCGGTCCCAGAAAGCACGATAATCGTTGTCCTCCTCGCGAAGCGACTTGTTGTTGATGAAGGACTTCCGCAGGTTAGCCTTCATGGACTCTTCGATCTGGGGGCggagcgccgccgccgcgatGCCCACGGACAGCTCcaggaggatgatgatgatcagcAAACCGACGAACTGGAAGGGAAGATAGAAATAGCAAGGTAAGTTAGTGTGTGATGCTACCTGCGTAAACACACTGGCACCGTCCAATGGACTAATGTAAAAGCGATTGGAgcggcggaaagcgccgaaattttaaaatgtaataaatatagaGAATACCATAATACCATtatgtaccatttggagttgaaactgtACGTCCATGGGGGTCTCAGCGCGCACAAGTTGTTTGCGGAAGTCGCGAATGAATTGAGGTAACTGGTGACCCAAGAGACGgcggcttcctcgcacaacgtatcagcattgcggtACAAttaggaaatgccgccagcatccttgccTCAAGGGCCTGTTTTTGAATTAAGCgagttattaatttagtttagatatatcttttatgtaaataaatgttttctttaTAGGTGAGTATGTTATATGTGACTACAGAATTACAGATGTGCATGTTCCGAAGAGTTTTCACAAAGTTAGAGAAGTTTTTGGAAAATTTAGGAAAGTGTAATAGGAAACAAGgggaaggcctatgttcagcagtggacatcttatggctgagatgatgacgaTGAATAGGACACAAAGGAAACTTTCATTACGGAAATGGCTAGTTTCGGTCTTTCtacaaaaatatttgtaaattttgaaaatttttaacgtgaaaattataaaatatcgaTATTCGCCAAATATCTAAGTACATACTATGCAATTTTTGTCTTTGGTTATCAATTAGTAAACAAACATGAATGGTTATTATTAAGAATACATTAAGAATACATAGTTCATCGTATCTTTAGAATGTATGCAAAGagcaatttatattttatttatgcgATCGAATAGTATAGGCGTATTGATACTGGCGACTCAGATAAAAAAAAGATTGACTGAATTTTAACACATaaataaagtattaaaaaaacgGGGTTCAACGAACTATtaataaagtacctatagtaTTATAAGTATGGAATGAGTGGGTGTAGAACACGGCCTGATTTCACAGGTCAAATCTAAATTATCGGCAGTCACGCACTAGTAATGTTTTCTTGTACACACCTACTTACTGTAGTCGGATCAATACTTCCGGTGTATTAATGTTCCCCAGAGgttacttattatttaattaaattaaatattattaaaactatagcccaagccctctcgcgcatgagaggaggcctgtgctcagcacctcagcagtgggacgtatataggctgaaatgatgatgatgaggcgAGACGGAACATCAATTTTTGTGCAAGGAAGAGtgggaggtgacagggctagaggTGACAGGGAGGAGGAAGATCGCTAATGAGATGGACCGACCAAATCAAAGCCAGTGTGTCGGTTAAAGTAATTAAGTGCTTgctcacggaaagcagctctacgggaggaatggcgacgtatCGTTAAACGAGTAGCTCAAAATTTTACATAAAGGCCATGACTACTttgtcaagagtgtaacgaagaaaaaaaaacataggcaACATaacaggtaggtaggtattatattatTCTGCGAGATACTTAGAGTCCAAGCTAATGTTGCAGCGACTTGATGATAATGTTGACAATGTCATTTGTTTGAGTCACTTCCATATTTTGTTACAAAGACTGTGCTTAGCTTAGACTATGTAGTTCATTACAAATATTATTATAGGAAGacttattgtttttattagCTTAGACTATGTAGTTCATTCAAATATTATTATCGGAAgacttattgtttttttaatgatatcGGAGGCAAGCCCGAtagtaagcaattaccgtcgccAATGGACATCTGCAACACCAGAGTGGTAGCAACTTAGCAAGTGACTTGCCGGCCTTTAAGCTATTAGTTAAGCTAGTAACTACACTCTTTTCTTGAAGTTTTATAATACTTTAATTTTATCAACTGatatattttagattttttgaactCGATTACAAATTAATAAGTATCTCTGTTTTACGGAATCAAGAATTTCAagaagtacctacattattgaTTCTGTTTCAGTAATAGAAATCCACGCAGTTCCAATGGTATTTAGAACGTTATAGGCAATTACGTTTCTGTAAAAGAAATCGTTTAGCTTAACTACGTTTCACGTACATTAATAATGGACTGATTGCTTACTACGTTAGTAGTTTAATCGATTATGTTTTCTAAAAGTAGAAAATATAGAATATTACCACCGTCTAGCCTCGCCAACTTTAGTCAAACCTATTAATTTTTAAGTGGCGGATTGCGAACACCCATGGCTCGGACATTTTGAAAATTTCCAAATACTAAATAGACAAATAAATTCTTTATACCGTAATTATAGAAGTTGCAACCAAATTTCACAAGAATCTGtttgagaattgcgacctgtagaagAGAATAGCCGAACAGACATACGCAAGCGTTTTTGCTCAAGCAGAAACATTGTCATTGACAAAACACTAGTTTTGATTTACTTATGTACCTATCAAACTTACAGATTGCGTTATTCTTAACtgcctaatatttatttaggtaatgcTGCTagttttcaaaatatattttcatcGTAAAGTCAAAAATAAGATTCATAGATTCatagtaagtaggtagttaTATATAGCAGTTgtacttaataaattaaatgacacacgtaggtaggtaggttttcGTTTACCGACCAACGTTCATTaaacgtacctacataattatttatctcATAATAAATAGGCAGGGTTTTGTCGCGTGCGTATATTAATTTACCCTGATGTACACTATTATGTaattagtatgtatgtatattaggGTGGGCCgattttgtatggaagaaaataaatattcaaaactCATATCGTAATAGGTATCAAAAGTTGCGTAATAATGCGTAGATTACAGTTCTagcaaaaataatcaaaataggtattattttcaGCCCTCTACCAGCCgacgaagaaaaaaaaatggggcaaaattaaaaaaaaaattaaaaatattggatggctcttatttattaaaattattataatataacataaataGACCATTAACTAACCTAATTCAGTAGTATTTAGCtcttaattttcactaaaatcaTATAATATTACACCCCAACAGTtcatataaaatacaattatcaCTTTATCGCATGAAATACGAGAAGGGTCGttaatatatacaataaatttttagtttatattgaaTATGAAAGTAGAACtgcttaaatatgataaaaacagtttttggcatttttattATGCATTTTTACAATTATTCCTATTTTTGTAAACTTAGGCAAAAGTTGCGTTTTATGCCAATTTAGGCATATTACGATGTGCTTTTTCTCATTGGTTTGCTATAAacagtatatatttttatgatcttttttattttattgttcccTAATGGGCCTAGAATAGGATTCAAATACAAATTTGGGTGTctgccatatattaaaaagtttttttccgAAAAACGCAATTTACGAGTACTTTTTCGACTTCAGAAAAAATGTTTAGGAGTGTAATTGACGAACGTTAAAATCATGTCGGATGCTTAAGGCATtgctttcttcaaacaaaaaataaaaatgaaaaaaattataatgacattttattaaaaaaatatatttaatttttacacttAATCGTTGGTAGAGGGCTCAAAGTAAATagctagattttttaaattatttttctcgttatctacataaaattacgCATCTTTTAGGTGGTATTACATTGCTTATTTCCAATATTTACTCAAACGGCCCACCCTAATGTATATAGGTAATATTTACTGCCTACGAGGGAACTGACAAATTGTGTTACATTTTAACTATGTAATGTAACATATGACACAGTAACTAAGGTGGGGTAAAAGCCACACAGGGGGAAAGCAAACACTTCGATGCAATTTTCATTCAGGAAAATTATCTGCCACGAGAACTATAAACgaacttatttaatttagttcCTCTTACCGTACCTACTtatctcactttaaaaacaatCTACAATAATGACAAAACCATTAATTAATAACAGACCACTACCTTGTTAAAAGTCACTCAATCTCTTCACATATCCGATTGCTAAAATACCAGCGGAATATCCTTTATTCCGAATATTTAAGGTCTAATTTTGAACAACACTATCACAAGTGAATGATAATGAAACAGCTCATGAAGCTAATTTCGCTGGACACATTCTCATGACACGTGCTATCATCGCTTCTCTCATGTACTAAACAAACCATTTTTAATGTGACCTCCTATTACCCATACTGATTACAGACTTGGAGACCAGTCTTGGTTAGCTAATGCCAACAAGCTATGGATAACAGCATTCCCAGAAGTACTGAAATGTCTTAAATAATAGACCTGGTGACCGAATTACGGAGACTGCGGTACAAAAATAGACGCGATCGAGATTTGGGACGCGGAACACATGATTATGCGAGAAATAGATTTGACAGAATCCTCGTATCGTCTCGCAACGTTTGGTAATCCAAATAGTGATCAGATTTGTTTAAACGAAGTGTTAGATTGATATAAATAGTAGAGAGGTACTTAGGTAAGGCATTGTAATAAGGAGAGAACTATAAATGTACAGACCTAGTGAGAGATATGTGACTGAGATAGCCGATGAGGTAATTTGGTCATGATATAGATAAACTCATTTAGTTTTAGGATATTAGCACTAAGCATCGCTTGCCGTGCATACATTTTTAAATGCAcaataataaagtttattttagcaAAGGTGGCATGTGTCTTACAAAATGTACGGTCGAGTCGTACGATAAGAACGTGTCTGTCGTGTTGCCCAGTTTAAATACCGACCAAGCCCCGGATAATATCATCTCAAAAGCCACTACTAGATATCAAAAGATAAGTTCAAGTTTATTACTTACGATATACAACAGCTAAGGGCTCTCTTTCCACGCGCCGAAGCACCCAAGCAGCCACTATGATGATAAGAACGCCGACGGCTATAAGTACGGCGTCCGTCTCGTATCCAGTTTGCATGTCGGCGAAGCCCTGTATCACACCATCTCAGGAGACACTACTGGATAAAAAGAGACAAGCATATACTACTCACAATATACAGAAGTTTAGGGCTCTCTTTCCACGCGCCGGAGCACCCAAACGCAGCCACTATGATGATAAGGACGCCGACTGCTATAAGTACGGCGTCCGTCTCGTGTCCGGTTTGCATGTCGGCGAAGCCCTGTATCATACCATCCCAGGAGACAATATTGGATAGAAAGAGACAAGCATATACTACTTACAATATACAGAAGCTTAGGGCTCTCCTTCCACGCGCCGAAGCACCCAAACGCAGCCACTATGATGATAAGGACGCCGACGGCTATAAGTACGGCGTCCGTCTCGTGTCCGGTTTGCATGTCGGCGAAGCCCTGGATCATCCCCATGTCCACGCATGCTGTCGCTATTATGACGATGCCGAAGATCTGGAAATAAAAAAGAGGTGGTGTGAATAAAGGACCTGATTAAACATTGTATTCATTATTGGGGCAGGCAAACTCTTGGTAGCCTAGACCTTAATAGAAATGGCAATTTGTGGATGAGACTTGGCAAAGTATACGAGTCCTCTAATTGTTATTTCTGCCGACTTCCCGAACATGTGTAATAAGGTAAAATAGTTAATTATTAAAGCATCACAGAATCTCCTAGATACTACCACTACTCGTACTGAGTAAAACTTAACAATCAGCGTGACATATTAGAAGTCAGCCAGAATTTAGCTGTTAATCTTTAGTTTTCTCACTTGACTCAGTGCAATAATAAATACCGTTTAGTTATAGATACATACTATGAAacaaaaacgcatttaaccaaTATCCAAGACCGCAGTGATCCGATAGCTGCtcttagaagaaaattttatACGGAGCACtaacaatttcatttttttatgtcAAAGATTCAACCTTAAACCTGTTGACGAAATACCATTGAGACACCTCAGTCAAATTAACGGTGCAGTGCCAGAAAAAGCTGTATTAAAGCACACATCACGACGTCACGTAACATCACGACATTTCACAATCCAACGACATCTGTTTATCCAAAAAACTGGCTTGGGACAAGACAAGTATTCattagtaggtactcgtaatatTGTCAACACTCGACAGTAGCCGATTTTTCATGGGCTATGCAgagatttaaaaacaaaagttgTTTCTTCTGTAGAAAATATCAGCTTGTGTGTATTATGATTTTGAACGCAAAGACTATAATATACCCACTTACTcataaaatgtacctattcaTATTCATTCATGTCATTTCAGAATTGCTGCTATAGTAAATAGTTGATCATAGAATCTTGTATCACCTACAAAATTACACGAGTAGGTATCAAATTAGCAATCAGTGGTTTACATAAGATGTTACTTATCAGTTGTAAATTAAAAGCTacctactattaaagtttactttttATTAGTAAACAACTAACGACTTTGAAGTGTACTCAAAGAATCATCTCGCCTTTTAGTTTAAATAATTGCCAAaggttttaaattaaagtttacaCCATGAGTTCATGACCACGATCAAATGATATGTTGGTCTAATCTCAAGTGGGCAGCGTTTACCAATTATCGCTGTTCTCTCCCATTTGTCGACGCCCACATATCTGCTGATACCTTAGTTGCCTAATCGTATTGTTAGGATTACAAAACATTTCTGTTTTTGGATTTTTATTCGGAAAGTAACCTAGAAATAGTAGTAAATTatatcaataaagaaaaaataagtacataaaaaataatatagaatCAGATGTTACTTTGCGGCAATCcatgttaattaaaaccaaaatattactttgctaatccgcgaataAGCAATACAATATTTCGCAGATTAGTAAAGTAATATCTTGGTTTCCCGCACACCAAAATTAGATAATAGTTAAATACTGTTATAGAAtactgttttttattttataaaaccataaacataattaaaaacaaacttagaataaaatttacctaaaattataaaactacctaaaaaactaaaactaatacctaaaaaaatatacttgtgTCATTTATAACACTTCCATTCCATTCATGTCCCCAAATGAAGTTGGGATTAAGAgtaggaagaagaagacttagTTAATTTATAACGTTACgtgtatataaaatatacatataacgtTACGTACTGTTTTATTATGCCCTCTGTTTATTACTAactacaacaaaataaacagagcaatttaaactatttttacCACAACACCAACCCACCTAACCCTATACCTATACCGATATCTAAACAAAGTATCTCCTTTTCCATAATAGAGCACATTACAAAACGAGTGTGAGATGTGAGTGCTAAACTGAATACATATAGTTATTTCACGTCGACTGTAATCTCAAATCTCTATTAAACACTAATTTTCTTCGAAAGTTCTTTGAATACCTTTCAAAAGGCTGGTTTGTGTAAAACCGCCTCTAATCGTAAGTTTTGTATTAAATGACAGCTGTCACCGCCATATTTAACGGCATCTAACAACTAATCGTTTTTGGACACGGGTACCTAATAGCAACTAATAAGTATGACGGGTCACTTCAACCTGATCGCGTCTCACTTTTCTCATTTACATATCCCATTTGGTTAGATTCCGATACATTTAAAGCACGCACGACTCCAGAGGTATTTGACAACTTTGAAATGTAGGTAAAGTGCCATTTTTGAAACCATGTTGCCTCAGAACTAAGAAATTCAAATAATAGTCGCACCTAAACTAAGATTATTTGAATTAGTTTTGGACTAAATTACCCAATTCAGAGAATCTGAAATTCCTCTATTTTAGGAAATATTTATCGAAAAGTTAGGTACAAATTCCTTTTCACTCTTTATAAGAATACTTTGACTATATGCcgcatatttattaaaaattaaaattagtacctacctataatgtaACTTAATTATTTATGCATGCCGCATAATAAATAACTCAAAAAATCTAGTCACAGTTGTATGAAAATACTGTTAAAATTAGTATTATTTTCTTATTATAAGATTTGAATTCCCATTAGCTGGCTTAATACACTGTTCTTTGAAATGTATTTGACAACACCCACCTGATTGCATTCTTGCAAATATACCTATGATTTgggaccgaagagctggcggcttcctcgcacaacgtatcagcattgcgatacagcgaggaaatgccgccagcttccttggtacaatgcttcaagggcctattttagatttaagctagtcattaatttcgtttagtaataccactgtatatatatataaattgattgtaaataaaaaatcaatGATTTGATATTTGCTAGTATAAAGGATGACCCACGTTAGACCGGTAAAAAAGACTTAAAAGTATCTAAATTATTCAATAAGTAAACTACACATTAAAATATTCTCAAAAAGACCTCCGCGAGCTGTACCgtgtgcaaaggtgcccatcacacttgccgcgttaaggatgactcacgttagaccgggccgtgtccgggccggagcttccggcgcatcgttttctatggaaatcatcacgtgatcgcctgtcatgtcataaaaaagtaagtccggaagctccggcccggacacggtccggtctaaggtgagtcatccttaattggGTGGTCTGACGGTAGACGGTAGTTACCTCATAATTATTTCACTATAGGGCGTCACATATTCAACACGTGCCACCATTTCCCATCATTTATACAGACCCACGTCATCTTGGGCAGTTAAAATAGGTCAGTTTACCTTATACGACGCTAGGCGGGGGAAATGGCCCGTAAAAACGATGACGAAACTTTCGATCGTGTGGCAAGAGTGTCTTCCGTGCTTGTATGGCTTTTgcattagggcccccccacatctggcgtctttcgagcgtcggcgtctgtcggcgtcggtccataGAAAAatttgttcagtatgacctacctaatcacctcgctcaatatggctaacggtccaaaaatgaccctgtatatctAGTAAAAACTACTTGTTAGTCAAACTCACTACACTAACAATTttcagttttaattattttaattgtagttagttttagttttatattcctatttatgtcttttagtaatttatgtaatttaatattttgtccatGCACTAGTAACAACGTGAATTGTAATCTTTACATGGTTCCCCATTAATGCACCtgtatatataatgttaatgaccctgtatattttTATAGGGGATGGAAAACGGAAATTCGTTTCGTAAGTTTTATTACCCAGAAAGTAAAATAGTGCGGcaattatacttcgtttttttagcattagaaattaggtaaacaatcttgatgtgtcttttaattgaaaaacacattttaaaaataagttacggcaaatatgtaacaattatgaatctaatacgatcatttatttatattcttctgctttcataagtaatagtttttgatttttaaaaagcgtttttcaataaaaagacatgtcaagatcgcttaccttcttgcaagttctttctaattaatgctaaaaaaaacgaactatagtataaCTCGTGATTAAGTAGAAGAACTTTGCATGGGGTCTTTCGACCCTAATACCGCTGTGAACGTGTTAACTGATCATGAAGATCATAGTTACAATTAGAAAAGAAAAtagctcgcgaggtctacaggtCCAAGAGCCACTAGTGCATTTAGATTTTGAGTATATACCGggttgtggcctgtaacatgagcaaataattaaaacatagattgtactcctcaaacggtgacacttttgttctacaacttttaaaaattatgaattaattagactccctatttttcatacaaagtaaatattatctgcAATGgtcgccatcgccacgccatatcattgtgattgacgttgcttgtcacgccttaaacaaaacaaaattcgcaatacattgcgtcttagtcagtatgaggagtacagcctacagtttaattttttgctcatattacaggccacacctggtaTATTAAAGTAGTAGTTTAGTTGTAGAGTAGTAGTAAGAACTACCTATACGTTTTAAGATTTATGtgtgggccactagttgcctgaaataaacaaaaaaacatttttcatttcattacacGTTATAGTAGTGCACCTACAGAATATATAGGTACATGAGTATTATGTATAGGCCGGGGTTACCTTGAGCTACAATAGGTGCATCGAATTTCCGTTGATCCACCTGCATCGGTGCGCGAAGGGCGAATCATTATCATTAAGATGAACGTGACGATGGCTTTGTATG from Cydia fagiglandana chromosome 6, ilCydFagi1.1, whole genome shotgun sequence includes:
- the LOC134664994 gene encoding 23 kDa integral membrane protein-like produces the protein MEGCGSRCIKYLLIVFNGLFMIFGIVIIATACVDMGMIQGFADMQTGHETDAVLIAVGVLIIIVAAFGCFGAWKESPKLLYIFVGLLIIIILLELSVGIAAAALRPQIEESMKANLRKSFINNKSLREEDNDYRAFWDRIQSNLQCCGITGPNDYRANDRGQAAINPTYSCCPPDYSDKSAEIKRSECLNAGSYYEQGCEDKVLSAIHSAGMSVIVCGLLFCFLEVAGIVLALWLAHAIKTEGKSRDTA